A window of the Ignisphaera sp. genome harbors these coding sequences:
- a CDS encoding glucose-1-phosphate thymidylyltransferase codes for MKGMILAAGEGSRLRPFTFSRPKHLIPLLGKPMVQYPIEDLVSINIRDIGLVVGYFGDMIKDVLSDGSKLGVRITYIIQEKRLGIAHAIYRGIEDNFLNCGFIVYLGDNILSDGIAKYVTLWREEGSDVHILLTKVKNPSHFGVAVLRDNKIVKLIEKPREPISNMAVVGVYMFRDPDLVEKAFKTLKPSWRGEYEITELIQWFIDRGYKVTYSIVSGWWKDVGTYEGLLDAVYLLLDKAKPGIKGEVEGEIKGRVVVDKNAVVRGTVYGPAYIGSNVVIEKNATVEHYTSIEQASKITSGSVMRSLIMDFSEIDINRARLIDSVVGSYSSILCSKEIRGDIKLVISDYSKVYL; via the coding sequence ATGAAGGGTATGATTCTTGCTGCAGGTGAAGGTTCAAGGTTAAGACCTTTTACGTTTTCTAGACCTAAACATCTTATACCATTGCTTGGTAAACCTATGGTTCAGTATCCTATAGAAGATCTTGTCTCGATAAACATACGGGATATAGGTTTAGTTGTAGGTTATTTTGGTGATATGATTAAAGATGTTTTAAGTGATGGCTCAAAACTTGGTGTAAGGATAACGTATATTATTCAAGAGAAAAGACTTGGGATTGCACACGCAATTTATAGAGGTATTGAGGATAATTTTCTTAATTGTGGGTTCATAGTATATCTAGGAGATAATATTTTAAGCGATGGAATAGCTAAATATGTTACACTATGGCGTGAAGAAGGTAGCGATGTTCATATTCTTCTAACAAAGGTTAAGAACCCTAGTCATTTTGGTGTAGCTGTTCTAAGAGATAATAAAATTGTTAAACTTATAGAGAAGCCGAGGGAACCAATATCTAATATGGCTGTTGTAGGTGTTTATATGTTTAGAGATCCAGACCTTGTTGAAAAAGCTTTTAAGACTTTGAAACCTTCTTGGCGTGGTGAATACGAGATAACAGAGCTTATACAATGGTTTATTGATAGAGGATACAAAGTTACATATTCTATAGTCTCAGGTTGGTGGAAAGATGTTGGAACATACGAAGGTCTCCTTGATGCAGTATACCTATTATTAGATAAAGCAAAGCCTGGAATTAAAGGCGAAGTCGAGGGTGAAATAAAAGGTAGAGTTGTTGTCGATAAAAATGCTGTTGTAAGAGGTACAGTCTATGGTCCGGCTTATATAGGTAGTAATGTAGTTATAGAGAAAAACGCTACAGTAGAACACTATACATCTATAGAACAAGCTTCTAAAATTACCTCTGGTTCTGTAATGAGATCCTTAATAATGGATTTTAGCGAAATAGATATTAATAGAGCTAGGCTTATAGATAGTGTTGTTGGTAGCTATAGCAGTATTTTATGTTCAAAAGAAATCCGTGGAGATATAAAGCTAGTGATTTCAGATTACAGCAAAGTATATTTGTAG
- a CDS encoding NAD(P)-dependent oxidoreductase, giving the protein MFKRNPWRYKASDFRLQQSIFVEEIEEINREDIYMRIFVTGGAGYIGSILVRELLQKGYEVTVLDLMLFGDKGLEDIIGEKRLKIIEADVRTYSPDLMIGHDVVIDLAAISQPDPLNKIDENIFYEINYLAATRTAKLATKKGAKRYIFTSTCSVYGFQDNVVNETSSPNPLENYAKTKYMAEQEMQKINGLCKTILRLATVYGYSPKMRFDLVVNAMTLTLYKYGKIRVGRPGTQKRPVVHVKDVVNAIIGVLEAPHDIVCNEIFNVGSNEQNYRVLDIAYEIFRALNKEPNIEFYGELDTRSYVVDFSKIKRVLGFTCRYTVADGAREICKALHEGILSYEPWTRVIDWWYELISKGLIKSIGAKVDLI; this is encoded by the coding sequence ATGTTCAAAAGAAATCCGTGGAGATATAAAGCTAGTGATTTCAGATTACAGCAAAGTATATTTGTAGAAGAAATAGAAGAAATAAACAGAGAGGATATCTATATGCGTATATTTGTAACAGGTGGCGCTGGATATATAGGTTCCATTTTAGTGAGAGAATTACTGCAAAAAGGCTATGAAGTAACAGTATTAGACTTAATGTTATTTGGCGATAAAGGTCTTGAAGACATCATAGGGGAAAAAAGGTTAAAAATTATTGAAGCTGATGTTAGAACCTATAGCCCTGACTTAATGATAGGTCACGATGTTGTTATCGATTTAGCCGCTATTTCCCAACCTGATCCTCTTAACAAAATCGATGAAAATATATTCTATGAGATAAACTATTTAGCTGCTACAAGAACAGCAAAGCTAGCTACAAAGAAAGGTGCTAAGAGATACATTTTTACATCTACATGTAGTGTATATGGCTTTCAAGACAATGTAGTTAATGAAACATCTTCACCAAATCCTCTAGAGAATTACGCTAAGACTAAGTATATGGCAGAGCAAGAGATGCAAAAAATAAACGGATTATGTAAAACCATTTTAAGATTGGCTACAGTTTATGGTTATTCCCCTAAAATGAGATTTGATTTAGTTGTAAACGCTATGACTTTGACGTTATACAAATACGGCAAGATAAGAGTTGGTAGACCTGGTACTCAGAAAAGACCTGTTGTGCATGTTAAAGATGTCGTCAATGCTATTATAGGTGTTCTAGAAGCTCCACACGATATTGTGTGCAACGAGATTTTCAATGTTGGTAGTAATGAACAAAATTACCGTGTTCTAGATATTGCTTACGAAATATTCAGAGCATTAAATAAAGAACCTAATATAGAGTTTTACGGAGAACTTGATACTCGTTCATATGTAGTTGATTTCTCTAAAATTAAAAGAGTTCTCGGCTTTACTTGTAGATATACTGTAGCTGATGGTGCTAGAGAAATATGTAAAGCTCTTCATGAGGGGATATTGAGCTACGAACCGTGGACTCGTGTAATTGATTGGTGGTACGAGCTTATTAGTAAAGGGCTTATTAAATCTATAGGTGCAAAGGTGGATCTTATATGA
- the rfbD gene encoding dTDP-4-dehydrorhamnose reductase, protein MKVFVTGASSTPGCKIMLELARAGYKVYAQFYSHEIPPTENVLRIKLDFVNDLDKIAEIFNEVKPDVVIHTAALGDVDKCETDKRLAWRINVEATHAIAKKVGKFGSYILYLSTDYVFDGEKGMYREEDVPNPINFYGLTKLVAENIVNSATHNYSIIRTSHIYGFGMGRKNFARHVIESLSQGIRVKALIDQWLSPTLNTLLAKAIREIIEKRYIGVFHVAGEKINRYDFAIAIANKFNFDISLIEPIYMREIKFLARRPRDSSLETSKARTLIKIDFYTLSHSLDVVYNEWLELQKGK, encoded by the coding sequence ATGAAGGTCTTTGTTACGGGTGCTTCTAGCACACCAGGATGCAAAATTATGCTAGAACTTGCTAGAGCTGGGTACAAAGTATATGCGCAATTCTATTCACATGAAATTCCTCCAACAGAAAACGTCTTAAGAATTAAACTTGATTTTGTCAATGACTTAGACAAAATAGCAGAAATATTCAATGAAGTAAAACCTGATGTAGTTATTCATACAGCTGCTTTAGGTGATGTAGATAAATGTGAAACTGATAAAAGATTAGCTTGGAGGATAAATGTTGAAGCTACTCATGCAATAGCTAAAAAGGTGGGGAAGTTTGGAAGCTATATTCTATATTTGTCCACAGATTATGTATTTGATGGAGAGAAGGGTATGTATAGAGAAGAAGATGTGCCAAATCCGATCAACTTCTATGGGTTGACAAAACTTGTAGCAGAAAATATAGTTAACTCAGCTACGCACAACTATTCAATCATTAGAACTAGCCACATATATGGCTTCGGTATGGGAAGAAAGAACTTCGCTAGACATGTAATTGAGTCTCTTAGTCAAGGAATTAGGGTTAAAGCCCTAATTGATCAATGGTTATCACCAACATTAAACACCTTATTAGCTAAAGCTATTAGAGAAATCATTGAAAAGAGATACATAGGTGTTTTTCATGTAGCTGGGGAAAAAATCAATAGATACGACTTTGCTATAGCTATAGCAAATAAATTTAATTTCGACATATCTTTGATAGAGCCAATATATATGAGAGAGATAAAATTCTTAGCTAGAAGACCAAGAGATTCAAGCCTTGAGACCTCAAAAGCTAGAACATTAATAAAAATAGATTTTTATACTCTCAGCCATTCCCTAGATGTAGTGTACAATGAATGGCTAGAACTACAAAAAGGTAAATAA
- the rfbC gene encoding dTDP-4-dehydrorhamnose 3,5-epimerase, translating to MPFKLFKHLEIPNIVLIEYIRFLDIRGFFAELYKRTDFLANDVPYDFVQVNLSFSKKGVVRGLHYQLKPMEQGKLVYVITGKVYDVAVDIRRGSPWFGKYVGVILEPGNALWIPPGFAHGFQALEETYFLYLVTKEYSPQHERCIYWNDPEIGINWPIKENITISEKDSKCPSLKEAETNFYYLS from the coding sequence ATGCCCTTTAAGTTATTTAAACATCTTGAGATACCAAATATAGTATTAATTGAATATATAAGGTTCTTGGATATAAGAGGGTTCTTTGCTGAACTGTATAAGAGAACTGATTTTCTAGCTAATGATGTTCCCTATGATTTTGTCCAAGTTAATCTAAGTTTTTCGAAGAAAGGGGTTGTAAGAGGCCTTCATTATCAGCTTAAGCCTATGGAGCAAGGAAAACTCGTATATGTTATTACTGGAAAAGTATATGATGTTGCCGTTGATATTAGAAGAGGATCTCCTTGGTTTGGAAAATATGTAGGTGTAATACTAGAGCCAGGGAACGCACTTTGGATACCACCAGGATTTGCGCATGGTTTTCAAGCACTTGAAGAAACATATTTCCTCTACCTTGTAACAAAGGAATATAGTCCACAACACGAGAGATGCATATACTGGAATGATCCAGAAATAGGAATAAACTGGCCAATTAAAGAAAACATTACTATAAGTGAAAAAGATTCTAAATGTCCATCACTTAAAGAAGCTGAGACCAATTTCTATTACTTATCTTAG
- a CDS encoding alkaline phosphatase — MSVGVVTTTRVTHATPAVFTAHAPHRDMEQEIVLQQIALEVDAILGGGRRFYTSELVSEARRRGYTVVFNRSSPLRVDSAKTRRLLGLFADSHIPYVLDRDSETPSLVEMTAKAIEILDKNPCGFFLMIEGGRIDHAAHANDIASVIAETKEFDDVVGFVTLYARSRGDTLVIVTSDHETGGLTIGLGVEIPTNIRYVLSVKASVEKIANEVRGRSAQEVKTIIYRYIRCKYIRFRGIRNPNQPKSRR, encoded by the coding sequence ATGTCTGTAGGTGTTGTTACAACAACAAGAGTTACTCATGCTACACCAGCTGTTTTTACAGCTCATGCACCTCATAGGGATATGGAGCAAGAGATAGTTCTACAGCAGATAGCTCTAGAGGTTGATGCAATACTTGGTGGAGGTAGGAGATTCTATACATCCGAATTAGTATCAGAGGCTAGACGTAGAGGGTATACCGTAGTATTCAACAGATCATCACCTTTAAGAGTTGACTCAGCTAAAACTAGGAGGTTGCTAGGACTTTTTGCAGATAGTCACATACCTTATGTCCTTGATAGGGATAGCGAAACCCCAAGCCTAGTTGAGATGACAGCTAAAGCTATAGAGATACTAGATAAAAATCCTTGTGGATTCTTCCTAATGATTGAAGGTGGTAGAATTGATCATGCAGCACATGCAAACGATATAGCATCTGTTATTGCTGAAACAAAAGAATTTGACGATGTAGTTGGGTTTGTCACACTCTATGCAAGATCTAGAGGAGATACCTTAGTGATCGTGACATCAGATCATGAAACAGGTGGGCTAACCATAGGCCTAGGGGTCGAGATACCAACAAATATAAGGTACGTGTTATCGGTTAAAGCTAGTGTAGAGAAAATAGCCAACGAGGTTAGGGGTAGATCGGCCCAAGAGGTTAAAACCATTATCTATAGATATATCAGGTGTAAATATATCAGATTCAGAGGCATCAGAAATCCTAACCAACCCAAGAGTCGTAGGTAG
- a CDS encoding alkaline phosphatase: MVKIGMMFRSIRARSKMVLLLTLVIILISAYGVTYTYSQRYYVVTDTSTKGLGSSSSLSCIRLGFIARNIILLIGDGMGYSHIYATHLVYRALNITTQFNTIGIAFTNAQDNTVPDSAGAGTALATGFKTLNRIILMIEVDSREIPVMTVLELAKS, translated from the coding sequence ATGGTGAAAATAGGTATGATGTTTAGATCTATTAGAGCAAGATCAAAAATGGTTTTGTTGTTGACCTTGGTGATAATACTGATATCTGCTTATGGTGTAACCTATACCTATAGCCAGAGATACTATGTTGTTACAGATACCTCTACCAAGGGACTGGGTAGTAGCTCTAGCCTTAGCTGTATACGCCTAGGCTTCATAGCTAGGAATATAATCTTGCTAATAGGAGATGGAATGGGGTATAGCCATATCTATGCTACACATCTCGTCTATAGAGCTCTAAACATTACTACTCAATTCAACACTATTGGTATTGCCTTTACGAATGCCCAAGACAACACAGTACCTGATTCAGCTGGAGCAGGAACAGCTCTTGCAACAGGGTTTAAGACCTTAAACCGCATAATATTAATGATCGAGGTAGACAGTAGAGAAATCCCTGTTATGACTGTTCTAGAGCTTGCAAAAAGCTAG
- a CDS encoding Gfo/Idh/MocA family oxidoreductase, producing MRVLVIGCGYMGRIHSANLRKLGVDVIQYDIVKEKCDNYVDNVLGHTIDMIVIATPIKTHYQIFLETYEYYGKKVGYFIEKPITETLEQFQKIIEISGDIFVGHQLRYSNFYALIKKEIESSSNFEIDMKIYSPSDPDVGLILDTGIHFIDLPIYYLGPPRDFNVRGNRNSFNLILYYNKGVWSIEGELRDYYRIEFLVNKKQGISDGVSLKFNENFFQDVDVYYEEIKDVVSYIETRNRDNKLEKPRISLQNLVETYELVFKIVSKLS from the coding sequence ATGAGGGTTTTAGTTATTGGTTGTGGGTATATGGGTAGAATACATTCTGCAAATCTCAGAAAATTGGGTGTTGATGTAATTCAGTATGATATAGTTAAGGAGAAATGTGATAATTATGTGGATAATGTTCTTGGTCACACTATTGATATGATTGTGATAGCGACACCGATAAAAACTCATTACCAAATCTTTTTAGAGACTTATGAGTATTATGGGAAAAAAGTTGGTTATTTTATTGAGAAGCCTATTACCGAGACTTTAGAGCAATTTCAAAAGATTATCGAAATTAGTGGAGATATTTTTGTAGGTCATCAGTTAAGGTACTCAAACTTCTATGCTTTGATAAAGAAGGAAATCGAGTCAAGTTCTAATTTCGAGATAGATATGAAGATATACTCTCCTTCAGATCCAGATGTTGGATTAATACTAGATACAGGGATTCACTTCATAGATTTACCTATATATTATCTAGGACCTCCTAGAGATTTTAATGTTAGAGGGAATAGAAACTCGTTTAACCTAATTCTATACTATAATAAAGGTGTATGGAGTATTGAAGGAGAACTTAGAGATTATTATAGAATAGAGTTTTTGGTAAATAAAAAACAAGGTATTAGTGATGGGGTATCGTTAAAATTCAATGAAAACTTTTTCCAAGATGTAGATGTTTACTATGAGGAGATAAAGGATGTTGTAAGCTATATAGAGACTAGAAATAGAGATAATAAACTAGAGAAACCAAGGATAAGTCTACAAAACCTAGTTGAAACATATGAACTAGTATTTAAAATTGTTTCTAAACTATCTTAA